From a single Sphaeramia orbicularis chromosome 4, fSphaOr1.1, whole genome shotgun sequence genomic region:
- the shroom2a gene encoding protein Shroom2 isoform X1, translated as MDAEGYRNDQHYPEAQTVWHVMPKSGDLEQRTRDGEGWKLVDVFLTGGAPWGFTLRGGVEHREPLLITKVEEGSKAAAVSLQVGDELVNINEIPLSGYRQEAICLVKGSHKTLSLVVKRKMKMVDIVAHKMPSENDVHVARSFLTKILRSSMRKNRFKGRNEPISRPHSWHSTKFNDSQSETAKTQSPPTPVWHTRYDASSSSADLSTGWEQTNLRRVSDQFSSHGSMDSLEHVSHPYPAGHLSPAKSNNSMEHLGGGKRDSAYSSFSTSSGTPDYTLSKSNAASTENVLYKVNQWDAGGKHSNNRNSQNLMEGVRQDERVAYFQMPGCDQTEDQAGSRHSTSSRSSYGPVWHVPEKKKTASPSPPPPAPPARSDSFAATKVHERGLIIAHPEGPDPHGKTSTENRRSYNLSPKNDDSFYSSSDKCVHNQFSSNKQHSLSSSDVRQGQTHHQRHSDKSTFYSQPWTTSVPKPQNVGGYYSSMQELPTNGSAQHFGQNHRRNLSTSLSITATDQNTDSGHSRYYCVTTCQPGQQPFSSSKPDDRKSDVGQTGTERNSLSPQTVSKVKYNLAQQQHSSQSKDSNGYSKHQVTTVVETCVPKHDDRGNQGGHNTQSAEYMTYLPGRQSEQRRSFPLQHRESSQDPRHQVNSKICPQATPILHSLSIDAADTNSEESLENKQVRRTERFATTLRNEIQMRRAKLQKSKSAAALPDTEGENEDDHNVWKSTECTTPTSADGSFSTTYKDHLKEAQARVLKATSFRRKDLEPVLHEHHSAETSSNYTSITMVRKDPLPTVSESVRSKSGPTTSQVTRIGSRKRFSTEKKVKSFSEPDKIHEVGMKEDIAHSENLGSSLDQQMPSESGKPAFPCYSPPQNDTKNPSENKGQGLAFTRENEDTLTDIKSRPAPPTEYPEKVQGGSTSAHKQSLLEHQRLGTFAEYEARWNIQKKAPETKASGRYRSADNILDPGTDERTKTTCYHERSRSSPSADIYAQKFPVPARKSETEYSQTESSKPAEQLSAATGFPDRGPADCKVRDKPVEFEPYSAPPPSPMTGSNPDCRHRAAPSTVNPRPTSVSHSLTDSEDHSRTEPPPPPPPPPGPRRKPSVPPPKCPEITPSLCDSHEPFTGSQSKVFTHSNPNSAPLPTHSPKGDSEQGKGLVDKGQGAVHQLVTSNPQSASSPPASSHRPSGLSSMEAQRSPSPQFSPQRLSDKPPVSLQDEDSNRMEHVIENQNTAVKKVPIRIVHSEGVAEKENCPFLRHTDSPAAEAEGPTIPRLGSLGAAGQDSVFCAFTRQKDPDSTSASQTHPKPQRDAYMTTISSNSQFTDESNQTPVTSGLTEEDQKREELARDIMGKDKSLADILDQSKMKTTMDLMEGIFPEGNQLIEGAQQRRKASPKQTAPRPTEEREKEDSMAAVTMVTSATYYSTSAPKAELLIKMKDMQEQEEDSEDELDIDLANKKQELIDSLSKKLQVLREARESLQEDIMDNNALGDEVEVQVQQVCKPNELDKFRMFVGDLDKVVSLLLSLSGRLARVENALNSQEEDTTPEERRTLIEKRKLLIRQHEDAKELKENLDRRERVVYDILANYLPEDSLTDYEHFVKMKSALIIEQRKLEDKIKLGEEQLKCLMDSLPIEQRLSL; from the exons gaaaatgaaaatggtggatATTGTAGCTCACAAAATGCCCTCAGAGAATGACGTGCATGTGGCGAGAAGCTTTCTTACGAAGATTTTGCGAAGTTCAATGAG AAAGAACCGTTTTAAAGG ACGGAACGAACCCATAAGCAGGCCTCACTCCTGGCACTCAACCAAGTTCAACGATAGCCAATCGGAGACTGCCAAAACACAGTCCCCACCCACACCAGTCTGGCACACCAGATATGATGCAAG CTCATCCTCAGCTGATCTCTCCACTGGCTGGGAGCAGACAAACCTGCGCAGAGTGTCTGACCAGTTCAGCTCTCATGGCAGTATGGACAGTCTAGAGCATGTGTCACACCCTTACCCTGCTGGTCACCTGTCGCCTGCCAAGTCTAACAACAGTATGGAGCACCTTGGAGGAGGGAAAAGAGACTCGGCATACAGCTCCTTCTCCACCAGTTCTGGCACACCTGACTATACACTCTCAAAGAGCAATGCTGCTTCAACAGAGAATGTGCTGTATAAAGTCAATCAATGGGACGCAGGAGGAAAGCACAGCAACAACAGAAACAGCCAGAATCTGATGGAGGGAGTGAGACAAGATGAGAGAGTGGCATACTTTCAGATGCCAGGCTGCGATCAGACTGAAGACCAGGCTGGATCCCGTCACTCCACTTCCAGTAGATCCAGCTATGGACCAGTTTGGCATGtccctgaaaaaaagaaaactgcctCCCCCTCCCCACCGCCCCCAGCTCCACCTGCACGCAGCGATAGCTTCGCTGCCACAAAGGTACATGAAAGAGGCCTCATAATAGCTCACCCCGAAGGACCTGATCCACATGGAAAGACCTCAACTGAAAACCGCCGCAGCTACAATCTATCCCCGAAAAACGACGACAGTTTCTACAGTTCTTCTGATAAATGTGTCCACAACCAGTTCAGTTCTAACAAGCAGCACTCCCTGTCCAGCAGCGATGTTCGGCAAGGTCAGACTCACCATCAGAGACACAGTGACAAAAGCACTTTCTATTCACAGCCTTGGACAACATCTGTACCAAAGCCACAGAATGTAGGTGGCTACTATTCTAGCATGCAGGAACTGCCCACTAATGGTTCTGCTCAACACTTTGGTCAGAACCATAGAAGAAACTTGAGCACCTCCCTGTCTATAACTGCAACCGATCAAAACactgacagcggacacagccgaTATTACTGTGTCACAACGTGTCAGCCCGGACAGCAGCCATTTTCTTCAAGCAAACCAGATGACAGGAAAAGTGATGTGGGACAGACTGGTACAGAGCGTAACTCTCTGAGTCCACAGACGGTCAGCAAAGTAAAGTATAATCTGGCCCAGCAACAGCACTCCTCACAAAGTAAAGACAGTAATGGATACAGTAAGCACCAAGTTACCACTGTAGTAGAAACCTGTGTACCTAAACATGACGACAGAGGAAACCAGGGAGGGCACAACACACAAAGCGCAGAGTACATGACTTATCTTCCTGGTAGACAGTCAGAACAGCGGCGGTCTTTCCCACTGCAGCACAGGGAATCGTCCCAAGACCCAAGACATCAAGTAAACAGTAAGATCTGCCCACAGGCAACCCCAATTCTTCATTCTCTGTCCATAGATGCCGCTGACACAAACTCTGAAGAGTCCCTTGAGAACAAGCAGGTGAGGCGCACTGAGCGCTTTGCCACTACATTAAGGAATGAAATTCAGATGAGAAGAGCCAAGTTGCAGAAAAGTAAAAGTGCAGCTGCCCTCCCTGATACAGAAGGTGAGAATGAAGATGATCACAATGTGTGGAAATCCACCGAATGCACAACCCCGACCTCCGCTGATGGCTCCTTCAGCACCACCTACAAGGATCATTTGAAGGAAGCACAAGCCAGGGTGCTAAAGGCTACCTCTTTCAGGAGAAAAGACCTGGAGCCTGTCTTACATGAGCATCATTCTGCAGAGACTTCTTCTAACTATACATCCATAACAATGGTACGTAAAGACCCTCTGCCAACTGTCTCAGAGTCTGTAAGGAGTAAGTCGGGTCCAACCACCAGTCAGGTTACTCGCATAGGCAGCCGAAAACGGTTCTCtacagaaaaaaaggtcaaatcttTCTCCGAGCCTGACAAAATTCATGAAGTTGGCATGAAAGAGGATATTGCTCACAGTGAAAATTTAGGCTCCTCACTAGACCAGCAGATGCCCTCTGAAAGTGGCAAACCAGCGTTCCCCTGTTACAGTCCCCCCCAAAATGACACCAAGAACCCCTCCGAAAACAAGGGCCAGGGTCTGGCATTTACAAGGGAAAATGAAGATACATTGACGGACATCAAGAGTAGACCCGCTCCACCTACAGAGTATCCTGAGAAGGTCCAAGGAGGCTCTACCTCTGCACATAAGCAGTCTCTCCTTGAGCATCAGAGGCTAGGCACCTTCGCTGAGTATGAGGCCAGGTGGAATATACAAAAGAAAGCTCCAGAAACTAAAGCCTCAGGGCGATACAGGTCAGCTGATAACATCCTGGATCCAGGAACAGATGAAAGAACAAAAACCACCTGTTACCACGAGAGATCTCGGTCCTCTCCTTCTGCCGACATTTATGCACAG AAGTTTCCTGTTCCAGCAAGAAAGTCTGAGACAGAATATTCCCAGACGGAGAGCAGTAAACCTGCTGAACAGCTCAGTGCTGCCACAGG GTTCCCTGACAGAGGGCCTGCTGACTGTAAAGTAAGAGACAAGCCTGTGGAGTTTGAGCCTTACTCAGCGCCACCCCCTTCGCCCATGACAGGATCCAACCCCGACTGCAGACACAGAGCTGCCCCTTCCACTGTGAACCCTAGACCCACATCTGTCTCCCACAGTCTCACAGACTCTGAGGACCACAGCCGTACCGAGCCACCGCCACCGCCACCGCCGCCCCCTGGACCGAGGAGGAAACCCTCAGTGCCCCCACCCAAATGCCCAGAGATCACCCCCTCTCTCTGTGACTCCCACGAGCCTTTCACTGGTTCCCAGAGCAAAGTCTTCACCCACAGTAATCCTAACTCCGCCCCCCTCCCCACCCACTCTCCAAAGGGAGATTCGGAGCAGGGCAAAGGACTCGTGGACAAAGGACAAGGGGCAGTGCATCAGCTGGTGACATCCAATCCTCAGTCTGCCTCCTCTcccccggcttcctcccacagacCTTCAGGGCTGAGCAGTATGGAGGCGCAGCGCTCACCCTCTCCACAGTTTTCCCCGCAGAGACTCAGTGACAAGCCTCCAGTCTCCCTGCAGGATGAAGACTCAAACAG GATGGAGCATGTGATAGAAAATCAAAATACTGCAGTGAAGAAGGTACCCATTAGGATCGTCCACTCAGAGGGGGTCGCAGAGAAGGAGAATTGTCCATTTTTGCGGCACACTGACTCTCCTGCGGCTGAGGCTGAAGGCCCCACTATACCCAGACTCGGCAGCCTGGGAGCTGCAGGGCAGGACTCGGTTTTCTGCGCCTTCACACGGCAGAAAGATCCTGACAGTACATCTGCCAGTCAGACACACCCAAAGCCCCAGAGAGACGCGTACATGACCACCATCAGCAGCAACAGCCAGTTTACAGACGAGTCCAACCAGACTCCTGTAACCTCAGGACTCACTGAGGAGGATCAGAAGAGAGAGGAGCTGGCCAGGGACATCATGGGCAAGGACAAGTCACTCGCTGACATTCTGGATCAGAGCAAGATGAAGACCACCATGGATCTGATGGAGGGCATCTTCCCTGAGGGGAACCAGCTGATAGAGGGGGCTCAACAGCGCAGGAAGGCTTCTCCGAAACAAACAGCCCCTAGACCTACAGAGGAAAG GGAAAAGGAGGACAGTATGGCTGCTGTCACCATGGTGACAAGTGCTACATATTACAGCACATCTGCTCCCAAGGCTGAGCTCCTTATCAAGATGAAGGACAtgcaggagcaggaggaagacTCTGAAGACGAATTGGACATTGATCTGGCAAACAAAAAG CAAGAGCTGATTGACAGCCTCAGCAAGAAGCTTCAGGTGTTGCGGGAGGCACGGGAGAGTCTTCAGGAGGACATCATGGACAACAACGCACTGGGAGATGAAGTGGAGGTCCAAGTCCAACAGGTCTGCAAACCCAATGAGCTGGATAAGTTCAGGATGTTTGTCGGGGACCTGGATAAGGTGGTTAGCCTGCTGCTGTCTTTGTCGGGCCGTCTGGCTCGAGTGGAAAACGCCCTCAACAGTCAGGAGGAGGACACTACACCTGAGGAGAGG CGTACATTGATTGAGAAGAGGAAGTTGTTGATTCGACAGCATGAGGATGCCAAGGAGCTCAAGGAGAACCTGGACCGTAGGGAGCGTGTGGTTTATGACATTCTGGCCAACTATCTGCCAGAAGACAGCCTTACAGACTACGAGCACTTTGTCAAGATGAAGTCTGCGCTCATCATCGAGCAGCGCAAGCTTGAGGACAAAATTAAACTGGGCGAGGAGCAACTCAAGTGTCTGATGGACAGTCTGCCGATAGAACAGAGGCTGTCATTGTAA
- the shroom2a gene encoding protein Shroom2 isoform X4, with protein MDAEGYRNDQHYPEAQTVWHVMPKSGDLEQRTRDGEGWKLVDVFLTGGAPWGFTLRGGVEHREPLLITKVEEGSKAAAVSLQVGDELVNINEIPLSGYRQEAICLVKGSHKTLSLVVKRRNEPISRPHSWHSTKFNDSQSETAKTQSPPTPVWHTRYDASSSSADLSTGWEQTNLRRVSDQFSSHGSMDSLEHVSHPYPAGHLSPAKSNNSMEHLGGGKRDSAYSSFSTSSGTPDYTLSKSNAASTENVLYKVNQWDAGGKHSNNRNSQNLMEGVRQDERVAYFQMPGCDQTEDQAGSRHSTSSRSSYGPVWHVPEKKKTASPSPPPPAPPARSDSFAATKVHERGLIIAHPEGPDPHGKTSTENRRSYNLSPKNDDSFYSSSDKCVHNQFSSNKQHSLSSSDVRQGQTHHQRHSDKSTFYSQPWTTSVPKPQNVGGYYSSMQELPTNGSAQHFGQNHRRNLSTSLSITATDQNTDSGHSRYYCVTTCQPGQQPFSSSKPDDRKSDVGQTGTERNSLSPQTVSKVKYNLAQQQHSSQSKDSNGYSKHQVTTVVETCVPKHDDRGNQGGHNTQSAEYMTYLPGRQSEQRRSFPLQHRESSQDPRHQVNSKICPQATPILHSLSIDAADTNSEESLENKQVRRTERFATTLRNEIQMRRAKLQKSKSAAALPDTEGENEDDHNVWKSTECTTPTSADGSFSTTYKDHLKEAQARVLKATSFRRKDLEPVLHEHHSAETSSNYTSITMVRKDPLPTVSESVRSKSGPTTSQVTRIGSRKRFSTEKKVKSFSEPDKIHEVGMKEDIAHSENLGSSLDQQMPSESGKPAFPCYSPPQNDTKNPSENKGQGLAFTRENEDTLTDIKSRPAPPTEYPEKVQGGSTSAHKQSLLEHQRLGTFAEYEARWNIQKKAPETKASGRYRSADNILDPGTDERTKTTCYHERSRSSPSADIYAQKFPVPARKSETEYSQTESSKPAEQLSAATGFPDRGPADCKVRDKPVEFEPYSAPPPSPMTGSNPDCRHRAAPSTVNPRPTSVSHSLTDSEDHSRTEPPPPPPPPPGPRRKPSVPPPKCPEITPSLCDSHEPFTGSQSKVFTHSNPNSAPLPTHSPKGDSEQGKGLVDKGQGAVHQLVTSNPQSASSPPASSHRPSGLSSMEAQRSPSPQFSPQRLSDKPPVSLQDEDSNRMEHVIENQNTAVKKVPIRIVHSEGVAEKENCPFLRHTDSPAAEAEGPTIPRLGSLGAAGQDSVFCAFTRQKDPDSTSASQTHPKPQRDAYMTTISSNSQFTDESNQTPVTSGLTEEDQKREELARDIMGKDKSLADILDQSKMKTTMDLMEGIFPEGNQLIEGAQQRRKASPKQTAPRPTEEREKEDSMAAVTMVTSATYYSTSAPKAELLIKMKDMQEQEEDSEDELDIDLANKKQELIDSLSKKLQVLREARESLQEDIMDNNALGDEVEVQVQQVCKPNELDKFRMFVGDLDKVVSLLLSLSGRLARVENALNSQEEDTTPEERRTLIEKRKLLIRQHEDAKELKENLDRRERVVYDILANYLPEDSLTDYEHFVKMKSALIIEQRKLEDKIKLGEEQLKCLMDSLPIEQRLSL; from the exons ACGGAACGAACCCATAAGCAGGCCTCACTCCTGGCACTCAACCAAGTTCAACGATAGCCAATCGGAGACTGCCAAAACACAGTCCCCACCCACACCAGTCTGGCACACCAGATATGATGCAAG CTCATCCTCAGCTGATCTCTCCACTGGCTGGGAGCAGACAAACCTGCGCAGAGTGTCTGACCAGTTCAGCTCTCATGGCAGTATGGACAGTCTAGAGCATGTGTCACACCCTTACCCTGCTGGTCACCTGTCGCCTGCCAAGTCTAACAACAGTATGGAGCACCTTGGAGGAGGGAAAAGAGACTCGGCATACAGCTCCTTCTCCACCAGTTCTGGCACACCTGACTATACACTCTCAAAGAGCAATGCTGCTTCAACAGAGAATGTGCTGTATAAAGTCAATCAATGGGACGCAGGAGGAAAGCACAGCAACAACAGAAACAGCCAGAATCTGATGGAGGGAGTGAGACAAGATGAGAGAGTGGCATACTTTCAGATGCCAGGCTGCGATCAGACTGAAGACCAGGCTGGATCCCGTCACTCCACTTCCAGTAGATCCAGCTATGGACCAGTTTGGCATGtccctgaaaaaaagaaaactgcctCCCCCTCCCCACCGCCCCCAGCTCCACCTGCACGCAGCGATAGCTTCGCTGCCACAAAGGTACATGAAAGAGGCCTCATAATAGCTCACCCCGAAGGACCTGATCCACATGGAAAGACCTCAACTGAAAACCGCCGCAGCTACAATCTATCCCCGAAAAACGACGACAGTTTCTACAGTTCTTCTGATAAATGTGTCCACAACCAGTTCAGTTCTAACAAGCAGCACTCCCTGTCCAGCAGCGATGTTCGGCAAGGTCAGACTCACCATCAGAGACACAGTGACAAAAGCACTTTCTATTCACAGCCTTGGACAACATCTGTACCAAAGCCACAGAATGTAGGTGGCTACTATTCTAGCATGCAGGAACTGCCCACTAATGGTTCTGCTCAACACTTTGGTCAGAACCATAGAAGAAACTTGAGCACCTCCCTGTCTATAACTGCAACCGATCAAAACactgacagcggacacagccgaTATTACTGTGTCACAACGTGTCAGCCCGGACAGCAGCCATTTTCTTCAAGCAAACCAGATGACAGGAAAAGTGATGTGGGACAGACTGGTACAGAGCGTAACTCTCTGAGTCCACAGACGGTCAGCAAAGTAAAGTATAATCTGGCCCAGCAACAGCACTCCTCACAAAGTAAAGACAGTAATGGATACAGTAAGCACCAAGTTACCACTGTAGTAGAAACCTGTGTACCTAAACATGACGACAGAGGAAACCAGGGAGGGCACAACACACAAAGCGCAGAGTACATGACTTATCTTCCTGGTAGACAGTCAGAACAGCGGCGGTCTTTCCCACTGCAGCACAGGGAATCGTCCCAAGACCCAAGACATCAAGTAAACAGTAAGATCTGCCCACAGGCAACCCCAATTCTTCATTCTCTGTCCATAGATGCCGCTGACACAAACTCTGAAGAGTCCCTTGAGAACAAGCAGGTGAGGCGCACTGAGCGCTTTGCCACTACATTAAGGAATGAAATTCAGATGAGAAGAGCCAAGTTGCAGAAAAGTAAAAGTGCAGCTGCCCTCCCTGATACAGAAGGTGAGAATGAAGATGATCACAATGTGTGGAAATCCACCGAATGCACAACCCCGACCTCCGCTGATGGCTCCTTCAGCACCACCTACAAGGATCATTTGAAGGAAGCACAAGCCAGGGTGCTAAAGGCTACCTCTTTCAGGAGAAAAGACCTGGAGCCTGTCTTACATGAGCATCATTCTGCAGAGACTTCTTCTAACTATACATCCATAACAATGGTACGTAAAGACCCTCTGCCAACTGTCTCAGAGTCTGTAAGGAGTAAGTCGGGTCCAACCACCAGTCAGGTTACTCGCATAGGCAGCCGAAAACGGTTCTCtacagaaaaaaaggtcaaatcttTCTCCGAGCCTGACAAAATTCATGAAGTTGGCATGAAAGAGGATATTGCTCACAGTGAAAATTTAGGCTCCTCACTAGACCAGCAGATGCCCTCTGAAAGTGGCAAACCAGCGTTCCCCTGTTACAGTCCCCCCCAAAATGACACCAAGAACCCCTCCGAAAACAAGGGCCAGGGTCTGGCATTTACAAGGGAAAATGAAGATACATTGACGGACATCAAGAGTAGACCCGCTCCACCTACAGAGTATCCTGAGAAGGTCCAAGGAGGCTCTACCTCTGCACATAAGCAGTCTCTCCTTGAGCATCAGAGGCTAGGCACCTTCGCTGAGTATGAGGCCAGGTGGAATATACAAAAGAAAGCTCCAGAAACTAAAGCCTCAGGGCGATACAGGTCAGCTGATAACATCCTGGATCCAGGAACAGATGAAAGAACAAAAACCACCTGTTACCACGAGAGATCTCGGTCCTCTCCTTCTGCCGACATTTATGCACAG AAGTTTCCTGTTCCAGCAAGAAAGTCTGAGACAGAATATTCCCAGACGGAGAGCAGTAAACCTGCTGAACAGCTCAGTGCTGCCACAGG GTTCCCTGACAGAGGGCCTGCTGACTGTAAAGTAAGAGACAAGCCTGTGGAGTTTGAGCCTTACTCAGCGCCACCCCCTTCGCCCATGACAGGATCCAACCCCGACTGCAGACACAGAGCTGCCCCTTCCACTGTGAACCCTAGACCCACATCTGTCTCCCACAGTCTCACAGACTCTGAGGACCACAGCCGTACCGAGCCACCGCCACCGCCACCGCCGCCCCCTGGACCGAGGAGGAAACCCTCAGTGCCCCCACCCAAATGCCCAGAGATCACCCCCTCTCTCTGTGACTCCCACGAGCCTTTCACTGGTTCCCAGAGCAAAGTCTTCACCCACAGTAATCCTAACTCCGCCCCCCTCCCCACCCACTCTCCAAAGGGAGATTCGGAGCAGGGCAAAGGACTCGTGGACAAAGGACAAGGGGCAGTGCATCAGCTGGTGACATCCAATCCTCAGTCTGCCTCCTCTcccccggcttcctcccacagacCTTCAGGGCTGAGCAGTATGGAGGCGCAGCGCTCACCCTCTCCACAGTTTTCCCCGCAGAGACTCAGTGACAAGCCTCCAGTCTCCCTGCAGGATGAAGACTCAAACAG GATGGAGCATGTGATAGAAAATCAAAATACTGCAGTGAAGAAGGTACCCATTAGGATCGTCCACTCAGAGGGGGTCGCAGAGAAGGAGAATTGTCCATTTTTGCGGCACACTGACTCTCCTGCGGCTGAGGCTGAAGGCCCCACTATACCCAGACTCGGCAGCCTGGGAGCTGCAGGGCAGGACTCGGTTTTCTGCGCCTTCACACGGCAGAAAGATCCTGACAGTACATCTGCCAGTCAGACACACCCAAAGCCCCAGAGAGACGCGTACATGACCACCATCAGCAGCAACAGCCAGTTTACAGACGAGTCCAACCAGACTCCTGTAACCTCAGGACTCACTGAGGAGGATCAGAAGAGAGAGGAGCTGGCCAGGGACATCATGGGCAAGGACAAGTCACTCGCTGACATTCTGGATCAGAGCAAGATGAAGACCACCATGGATCTGATGGAGGGCATCTTCCCTGAGGGGAACCAGCTGATAGAGGGGGCTCAACAGCGCAGGAAGGCTTCTCCGAAACAAACAGCCCCTAGACCTACAGAGGAAAG GGAAAAGGAGGACAGTATGGCTGCTGTCACCATGGTGACAAGTGCTACATATTACAGCACATCTGCTCCCAAGGCTGAGCTCCTTATCAAGATGAAGGACAtgcaggagcaggaggaagacTCTGAAGACGAATTGGACATTGATCTGGCAAACAAAAAG CAAGAGCTGATTGACAGCCTCAGCAAGAAGCTTCAGGTGTTGCGGGAGGCACGGGAGAGTCTTCAGGAGGACATCATGGACAACAACGCACTGGGAGATGAAGTGGAGGTCCAAGTCCAACAGGTCTGCAAACCCAATGAGCTGGATAAGTTCAGGATGTTTGTCGGGGACCTGGATAAGGTGGTTAGCCTGCTGCTGTCTTTGTCGGGCCGTCTGGCTCGAGTGGAAAACGCCCTCAACAGTCAGGAGGAGGACACTACACCTGAGGAGAGG CGTACATTGATTGAGAAGAGGAAGTTGTTGATTCGACAGCATGAGGATGCCAAGGAGCTCAAGGAGAACCTGGACCGTAGGGAGCGTGTGGTTTATGACATTCTGGCCAACTATCTGCCAGAAGACAGCCTTACAGACTACGAGCACTTTGTCAAGATGAAGTCTGCGCTCATCATCGAGCAGCGCAAGCTTGAGGACAAAATTAAACTGGGCGAGGAGCAACTCAAGTGTCTGATGGACAGTCTGCCGATAGAACAGAGGCTGTCATTGTAA